From one Melospiza melodia melodia isolate bMelMel2 chromosome 4, bMelMel2.pri, whole genome shotgun sequence genomic stretch:
- the GDI2 gene encoding rab GDP dissociation inhibitor beta: MNEEYDVIVLGTGLTECILSGIMSVNGKKVLHMDRNSYYGGESASITPLEDLYKRFNLPGTPPESMGRGRDWNVDLIPKFLMANGQLVKMLLYTEVTRYLDFKVIEGSFVYKGGKIYKVPSTEAEALASSLMGLFEKRRFRKFLVYVANFDENDPRTFEGVDPKKTTMRDVYKKFDLGQDVIDFTGHALALYRTDDYLDQPCQETINRIKLYSESLARYGKSPYLYPLYGLGELPQGFARLSAIYGGTYMLNKPIEEIVIENGKVVGVKSEGEVARCKQLICDPSYVSDRVTKVGQVIRVICILSHPIKNTNDANSCQIIIPQNQVNRKSDIYVCMISSAHNVAAQGKYIAIASTTVETADPEKEIKPALDLLEPIEQKFVSISDLFAPTDPGTESQIFISRTYDATTHFETTCDDIKDIYKRMMGSEFDFEEMKRKKNDIYGEEEQQ; the protein is encoded by the exons GAATGCATCCTCTCCGGGATTATGTCAGTGAATGGAAAGAAAGTCCTTCACATGGATCGGAACTCGTACTATGGAGGGGAAAGTGCTTCCATTACACCCCTGGAAGAT CTCTACAAAAGGTTTAATCTCCCGGGAACTCCACCAGAATCTATGGGGCGGGGAAGAGACTGGAACGTGGACCTCATTCCTAAATTCCTTATGGCTAATG GTCAGTTGGTGAAGATGCTGCTCTACACAGAAGTCACTCGTTACTTGGACTTCAAGGTGATCGAGGGCAGCTTCGTCTACAAGGGAGGAAAGATCTACAAAGTTCCTTCCACTGAGGCAGAAGCTTTGGCCTCCA GTTTGATGGGTCTGTTTGAGAAGCGCCGCTTCAGGAAGTTCCTGGTGTACGTGGCCAACTTTGACGAGAACGACCCGCGGACCTTCGAGGGCGTGGACCCCAAGAAAACCACCATGAGGGACGTGTACAAGAAGTTTGACCTGGGCCAGGATGTCATTGACTTCACAGGCCATGCCCTCGCTCTCTACAGGACTGATGA CTATCTAGATCAACCCTGCCAAGAAACAATCAACAGGATCAAGCTGTACAGCGAGTCCCTGGCTCGGTACGGGAAGAGCCCCTACCTGTACCCCCTGTAtggcctgggagagctgcccCAGGGATTTGCAAG GCTCAGTGCAATCTATGGAGGCACCTACATGCTCAACAAGCCCATCGAGGAGATCGTCATCGAGAACGGCAAAGTGGTCGGGGTCAAGTCTGAGGGGGAG GTGGCTCGCTGCAAACAGCTCATCTGCGACCCCAGCTACGTGTCAGACCGTGTGACCAAGGTGGGCCAGGTGATCCGGGTCATCTGCATCCTCAGCCACCCCATCAAGAACACAAACGATGCCAACTCGTGCCAGATCATCATTCCACAGAACCAGGTCAACCGGAAATCAG ATATCTACGTGTGCATGATCTCCTCTGCCCACAACGTGGCGGCGCAGGGCAAGTACATCGCCATCGCCAGCACCACCGTGGAGACCGCGGACCCCGAGAAGGAGATCAAGCCAGCCCTGGACCTCCTGGAGCCCATTGAGCAGAA GTTTGTGAGCATCAGTGACCTGTTTGCACCGACCGACCCGGGAACCGAGAGCCAG atCTTCATCTCGCGCACCTACGACGCCACCACCCACTTCGAGACGACGTGTGATGACATCAAAGATATTTATAAGAGGATGATGGGATCAGAGTTCGACTTCGAGGAGATGAAACGCAAGAAGAACGACATCTAcggggaggaggagcagcagtaa